The Thermosinus carboxydivorans Nor1 genome window below encodes:
- a CDS encoding TRAP transporter small permease — translation MESLSKAFNRLLHGLIAACLSLMAVFVFANVILRYFFNSGLTWAEEASRYLFIWLIFLGAIIAYKENAHLGVDTLVQKLSVKGRKVLFVVNNLLILITMCLVAEGTWKLTLITMNQNSPSMGLPLAFVYVSGLIASVSMVAISLNNLYRLITGKIDENDLVMITDTEDKEKIEQTVGGSTQGDRKL, via the coding sequence ATGGAAAGTCTGTCTAAAGCATTCAATCGCCTCCTTCATGGACTCATAGCTGCTTGTTTGTCATTAATGGCCGTATTTGTATTTGCCAATGTTATCCTTCGTTACTTTTTTAACTCAGGGCTTACTTGGGCCGAGGAAGCCTCCCGATATCTATTTATTTGGCTAATTTTTCTGGGGGCCATCATCGCTTATAAGGAAAACGCTCATTTAGGCGTTGATACGTTGGTGCAAAAGTTATCTGTAAAAGGCAGGAAAGTACTTTTTGTAGTCAACAATCTGCTGATTTTAATAACCATGTGTCTGGTCGCTGAAGGCACCTGGAAATTGACGCTCATTACGATGAACCAAAACTCGCCATCGATGGGGTTGCCTCTTGCCTTTGTTTATGTTTCCGGGCTGATTGCGAGTGTCAGTATGGTAGCCATTTCCCTGAACAATCTATACCGGCTAATCACCGGCAAGATAGATGAGAACGACCTGGTCATGATAACTGATACGGAAGACAAAGAAAAAATAGAACAGACTGTTGGCGGGTCTACGCAAGGAGATAGAAAACTATGA